A part of Jiangella alba genomic DNA contains:
- a CDS encoding DUF1772 domain-containing protein: MSDRLETTATVIAITGSALMAGMWFFCSVALMPALANRPVPEAIAAMQEINVVILNPLFGLAFGGTALVSLGLTVATFLRLDRPASGLLLAAALVILVGTFAVTMAFNVPLNDQLAAADPGSAAGAEVWERYLSRWTGWNHVRLVSSTASVVLFATYLIRR, from the coding sequence ATGTCGGACCGCCTCGAGACCACCGCCACCGTCATCGCGATCACCGGCAGCGCCCTCATGGCCGGGATGTGGTTCTTCTGCTCCGTCGCGCTGATGCCGGCGCTGGCGAACCGCCCCGTTCCCGAAGCGATCGCCGCGATGCAGGAGATCAACGTCGTCATCCTGAACCCGCTGTTCGGGCTCGCCTTCGGCGGGACGGCGCTGGTCTCGCTCGGCCTGACGGTCGCGACGTTCCTCCGGCTGGACCGGCCGGCGTCCGGGCTGCTGCTGGCCGCCGCGCTCGTCATCCTCGTCGGGACCTTCGCCGTGACGATGGCGTTCAACGTCCCGCTCAACGACCAGCTCGCCGCCGCCGACCCGGGCAGCGCCGCCGGGGCCGAGGTCTGGGAGCGCTACCTGTCCCGCTGGACCGGCTGGAACCACGTCCGGCTGGTCAGCTCGACGGCGTCGGTGGTGCTGTTCGCGACCTACCTCATCCGGCGCTGA
- a CDS encoding NAD(P)H-binding protein, which yields MNATSLVLGGTGKTGRRVIERLTARGATFRVGSRSAEIPFDWTDRTTWPAALAGVDRVYIAYYPDIAIPGSADLVKELAEAARDAGVQRLVLLSGRGEEEAEATEKVVQASGLEWTIVRCSWFNQNFDEGYLLDPILAGEVALPAGDVPEPFVDADDIADVAVAALTEDGHAGEVYELTGPRMLTFAEAVAEIAKASGREIAFIPVAHEDYVAALAHADLPAEVAWLVGYLFGEVLDGRNAHLSDGVQRALGRAPKDFSDYAREAAARGAWTA from the coding sequence ATGAACGCCACCAGCCTCGTCCTCGGCGGCACCGGCAAGACCGGCCGCAGGGTCATCGAACGCCTCACGGCCCGCGGCGCCACGTTCCGCGTCGGCTCGCGGTCGGCGGAGATCCCGTTCGACTGGACCGACCGCACGACGTGGCCGGCCGCGCTGGCCGGCGTCGACCGGGTCTACATCGCGTACTACCCCGACATCGCCATCCCCGGCTCCGCCGACCTGGTCAAGGAACTGGCCGAGGCCGCCCGCGACGCCGGCGTCCAGCGGCTGGTGCTGCTGTCCGGGCGCGGCGAGGAGGAGGCGGAGGCCACCGAGAAGGTCGTGCAGGCGTCCGGGCTGGAGTGGACGATCGTCCGCTGCTCCTGGTTCAACCAGAACTTCGACGAGGGCTACCTGCTCGACCCGATCCTCGCCGGCGAGGTCGCGCTGCCGGCCGGCGACGTGCCGGAGCCGTTCGTCGACGCCGACGACATCGCGGACGTCGCGGTGGCGGCGCTGACGGAGGACGGCCACGCCGGCGAGGTGTACGAGCTGACCGGGCCGCGGATGCTGACCTTCGCCGAGGCGGTCGCCGAGATCGCGAAGGCCAGCGGGCGCGAGATCGCCTTCATCCCGGTCGCGCACGAGGACTACGTCGCGGCGCTGGCGCACGCGGACCTGCCGGCCGAGGTCGCCTGGCTGGTCGGCTACCTGTTCGGCGAGGTCCTCGACGGCCGCAACGCGCACCTGAGCGACGGGGTCCAGCGGGCCCTGGGCCGCGCGCCGAAGGACTTCTCCGACTACGCCCGCGAAGCCGCCGCCCGCGGCGCGTGGACCGCCTGA
- a CDS encoding AraC family transcriptional regulator has protein sequence MTTTPDHWAPTDPLGEALHQMRMNGAFYCRSELSAPWGMTMPAMPGHIWFHIVTSGPAWLQTEDAPPRALLPGELALVPHGRGHLILGAPGAPAPSVMDLERVTATERYELIRHGGGGDPTTLICGAVRFDHPAARKLVEALPDTIHVEVGGSPQQEWMQSTLRLMSAEAQHLRPGGEEVITRLGDILVIQAIRAWLETDPAARTGWLGALHDEQIGRAISLIHQQPDRDWSVASLAAELAMSRSAFADRFTKVVGEPVMQYLTTWRMNLALDALRSEQATAAQLARRLGYRSEAAFARAFKRVVGLPPGAAKRGSLPVVPSPTPPGA, from the coding sequence ATGACGACGACGCCGGACCACTGGGCGCCCACCGACCCGCTCGGCGAGGCGCTGCACCAGATGCGCATGAACGGCGCGTTCTACTGCCGTTCCGAACTGAGCGCCCCCTGGGGCATGACGATGCCGGCCATGCCGGGCCACATCTGGTTCCACATCGTGACGTCGGGACCGGCGTGGCTGCAGACGGAGGACGCGCCGCCGCGCGCGCTGCTCCCGGGCGAGCTGGCGCTGGTCCCGCACGGGCGCGGGCACCTGATCCTCGGCGCGCCCGGCGCGCCGGCACCGAGCGTCATGGACCTCGAACGCGTGACCGCCACCGAGCGGTACGAACTGATCCGCCACGGCGGTGGCGGCGACCCGACGACGCTGATCTGCGGCGCCGTCCGGTTCGACCACCCGGCCGCGCGCAAGCTCGTCGAGGCGCTGCCCGACACCATCCACGTCGAGGTCGGCGGGTCGCCGCAGCAGGAGTGGATGCAGAGCACGCTGCGGCTGATGTCGGCCGAGGCGCAGCACCTGCGGCCCGGCGGCGAGGAGGTCATCACCCGGCTCGGCGACATCCTGGTGATCCAGGCCATCCGGGCATGGCTCGAGACCGACCCCGCCGCCCGCACCGGCTGGCTCGGCGCGCTGCACGACGAGCAGATCGGCCGGGCCATCTCACTGATCCACCAGCAGCCCGACCGCGACTGGTCGGTGGCCAGCCTCGCGGCCGAGCTGGCGATGTCGCGGTCGGCGTTCGCCGACCGGTTCACCAAGGTGGTCGGCGAGCCGGTCATGCAGTACCTGACGACGTGGCGCATGAACCTCGCGCTCGACGCGCTGCGCTCCGAGCAGGCGACGGCGGCGCAGCTGGCGCGGCGGCTCGGCTACCGCTCCGAAGCCGCCTTCGCCCGCGCCTTCAAACGCGTCGTGGGTCTCCCGCCCGGGGCGGCCAAACGCGGCAGCCTGCCGGTCGTCCCCAGCCCCACGCCACCGGGCGCCTAG
- a CDS encoding dihydrofolate reductase family protein — protein sequence MSRVLWHVTMSVDGFIAGPEHDMDWVFEQPAPPESSSDVVPRVGAILSGRHTYDVGQRDVGKGSGEAFEGAWSGPEFVLTTHPPAEPLPAGAPTFLSGDIRAAVATAQAAAGDGDLLVLGADVVLQCVEAGLVDELLVHIAPLLLGDGVRLYGGPGRGRVDLELVEATGTVLRYRVVRA from the coding sequence ATGAGCAGGGTGTTGTGGCACGTGACGATGTCGGTCGACGGCTTCATCGCCGGGCCCGAGCACGACATGGACTGGGTGTTCGAGCAGCCGGCGCCGCCGGAGTCCTCGTCCGACGTCGTGCCGCGCGTCGGCGCCATCCTCAGCGGCCGGCACACCTACGACGTCGGGCAGCGCGACGTCGGCAAGGGCAGCGGCGAGGCGTTCGAGGGCGCGTGGTCCGGCCCCGAGTTCGTGCTGACGACGCACCCGCCGGCCGAGCCGCTGCCGGCCGGCGCGCCGACGTTCCTGTCCGGCGACATCCGCGCCGCCGTGGCGACGGCGCAGGCCGCCGCCGGCGACGGCGACCTGCTGGTGCTCGGCGCCGACGTCGTGCTGCAGTGCGTCGAGGCCGGGCTGGTCGACGAGTTGCTGGTGCACATCGCGCCGCTGCTCCTCGGCGACGGCGTCCGGCTCTACGGCGGCCCCGGCCGTGGCCGCGTCGACCTCGAACTCGTCGAGGCCACCGGGACGGTGCTGCGCTACCGGGTGGTCCGCGCCTAG
- a CDS encoding glycoside hydrolase family 32 protein has protein sequence MSLRALRRRPVVAALALILPFLVPAAAQQAAAENVAPEPVAALPNPSFEELDGDRPAQWILDETRAQTLAVVDTARTGERAVEITNPSGQAIALRSTPVTTRPGATVTGSVWYRSVSGAAAWFYLEFWNAAGTRITERHVAPAPAADWTQTTVSATAPNGTVAATVLLYGSSTTTGVSLADDAALDPGYAPPDPGIGTQVQLFHDLDRVASMDQVGRVVHEAETTEQPLITPTEPWESDNVYVYGTAIVDDGVHKLWYHAYNREIGDYFTLYATSPDGRTWTKPSLGLVEYDGSTDNNIVGTMHSPTVIKDAADPDPDRRYKMLAFEYGPERGYTVYFSPDGLRWTPCDCNPVDDGADVANMFHDPNTGLYTVTWKQPHTDGRRAVFLSTSTDFETWTEPELIFEADERDQQQAVGNGLENAQVYGMPVVPYEGRYVGFPWMYSYAGAGEAGTAGDGPIDVQLAFSDDLRAWQRDDRRPVIPRGVPGSWDYGMVFTSSALIESGDELLLYYGAWNGWHGTTDRQAAVGLARWRRDGFASLVNGGDRPGTATTTPFVATGDELRLNAALDKRGSLRVEVLDENGVPIPGFGAGQARPIIGDRVDHLARWRVGVWADLEGRTVSLRFHLDGGDLYSYRQQDAG, from the coding sequence ATGTCGCTCCGAGCTCTCCGCCGGCGGCCCGTGGTCGCCGCCCTCGCCCTGATCCTGCCGTTCCTCGTCCCCGCCGCGGCGCAGCAGGCCGCCGCCGAGAACGTCGCGCCGGAACCCGTCGCGGCGCTGCCCAACCCGTCGTTCGAGGAGCTGGACGGCGACCGCCCGGCCCAGTGGATCCTCGACGAGACCCGCGCCCAGACGCTCGCCGTCGTCGACACCGCCCGGACCGGCGAACGGGCCGTCGAGATCACCAACCCCAGTGGCCAGGCCATCGCGCTGCGCAGCACGCCGGTGACGACCCGGCCGGGCGCCACCGTCACCGGGTCGGTCTGGTACCGCAGCGTGAGCGGCGCCGCCGCCTGGTTCTACCTCGAGTTCTGGAACGCGGCCGGCACCCGCATCACCGAGCGGCACGTCGCGCCCGCTCCCGCCGCCGACTGGACCCAGACGACGGTGTCGGCCACGGCGCCGAACGGCACGGTGGCGGCCACCGTGCTGCTGTACGGATCGTCCACGACGACCGGCGTGAGCCTCGCCGACGACGCCGCGCTCGATCCCGGCTACGCGCCGCCCGACCCCGGCATCGGCACGCAGGTGCAGCTCTTCCACGACCTCGACCGCGTCGCGTCGATGGACCAGGTGGGCCGGGTCGTGCACGAGGCCGAGACGACGGAGCAGCCGCTCATCACGCCGACCGAGCCGTGGGAGTCGGACAACGTCTACGTGTACGGCACCGCCATCGTCGACGACGGCGTGCACAAGCTCTGGTACCACGCCTACAACCGCGAGATCGGCGACTACTTCACCCTCTACGCGACGTCGCCCGACGGGCGGACCTGGACGAAGCCGTCGCTCGGGCTGGTCGAGTACGACGGCTCGACGGACAACAACATCGTCGGCACCATGCACAGCCCGACGGTGATCAAGGACGCGGCCGACCCCGATCCGGACCGCCGCTACAAGATGCTCGCGTTCGAGTACGGCCCCGAACGCGGCTACACGGTCTACTTCTCGCCCGACGGGCTGCGGTGGACGCCGTGCGACTGCAACCCGGTCGACGACGGCGCGGACGTCGCGAACATGTTCCACGACCCGAACACCGGCCTGTACACGGTGACGTGGAAGCAGCCGCACACCGACGGCCGGCGGGCGGTGTTCCTGTCGACCAGCACCGACTTCGAGACCTGGACCGAGCCGGAGCTGATCTTCGAGGCCGACGAGCGCGACCAGCAGCAGGCCGTCGGCAACGGGCTGGAGAACGCGCAGGTCTACGGCATGCCGGTGGTGCCGTACGAGGGCCGCTACGTGGGCTTCCCGTGGATGTACTCCTACGCCGGGGCGGGTGAGGCGGGCACCGCCGGCGACGGGCCGATCGACGTCCAGCTGGCCTTCAGCGACGACCTGCGCGCCTGGCAGCGCGACGACCGCCGCCCGGTGATCCCGCGCGGGGTGCCGGGATCGTGGGACTACGGCATGGTCTTCACGTCCAGCGCGCTGATCGAGTCCGGCGACGAGCTGCTGCTCTACTACGGCGCGTGGAACGGCTGGCACGGCACCACCGACCGGCAGGCCGCCGTCGGGCTGGCGCGGTGGCGCCGCGACGGGTTCGCGTCGCTGGTCAACGGCGGCGACCGGCCCGGCACCGCCACCACGACGCCGTTCGTGGCGACCGGCGACGAGCTGCGGCTCAACGCCGCGCTGGACAAGCGCGGTTCGCTGCGGGTGGAGGTCCTGGACGAGAACGGCGTGCCGATCCCCGGGTTCGGCGCCGGCCAGGCCCGCCCGATCATCGGCGACCGCGTCGATCACCTGGCCCGCTGGCGGGTCGGGGTCTGGGCGGACCTCGAGGGCCGCACGGTGTCGCTGCGCTTCCACCTCGACGGCGGCGACCTGTACTCGTACCGCCAGCAGGACGCCGGCTGA
- a CDS encoding TfoX/Sxy family protein, whose amino-acid sequence MAYDEGLAARIRDIVAERLDVTEKRMFGGLAFLVNGNLACGVHHDDLMVRLPADEHEAALGEPGAKPFDFTGRPMKGWLVVDAAALAEDDDLNRWVGRGVALAGSLPPKSPKPSRQGGRYGPPSR is encoded by the coding sequence ATGGCCTACGACGAAGGGCTGGCCGCCCGCATCCGCGACATCGTCGCCGAACGCCTCGACGTCACCGAGAAGCGCATGTTCGGTGGCCTCGCGTTCCTGGTCAACGGCAACCTCGCCTGCGGTGTCCACCACGACGACCTCATGGTCCGGCTGCCCGCCGACGAGCACGAGGCGGCGCTCGGCGAGCCCGGAGCGAAGCCGTTCGACTTCACCGGCCGGCCGATGAAGGGCTGGCTGGTGGTCGACGCCGCCGCACTGGCCGAGGACGACGACCTGAACCGCTGGGTCGGCCGCGGCGTCGCCCTCGCCGGCTCTCTCCCGCCGAAATCGCCGAAGCCGTCCCGGCAGGGGGGAAGGTATGGCCCGCCCTCGAGATGA
- a CDS encoding DegT/DnrJ/EryC1/StrS family aminotransferase: MTAVALPAVLGGPPVVTAANDPAWPEVGGVESAFLAEVTEGGQWVGYANHPAKWRAVLEQVVADTTGHRYGVGQPNGTLAIASGLRAQLLARGASWAHGRDEVLVADLTHASAHHGVTLGVAAQLGRAPRLVPVPAKLDATMDEDVVASYLAAHADRVLAVVPATMYGNFGAIDRFAALGREHDVVVHHDNALGGAARYDGAGAPTASLSGQGGGKAAPSCEGGLTLTDDPELAALMRADTDCGTGPGRLDPIPYAEVAPMMAGNQRMGEQPAALLLVQWLRALHARLVMRENRRLIRELVADPGLFPEPVLWNPPPDAEYPPFFALYLSCTEALESSLGLTPKDLRVTLAAEGVWAEAGFTPTHLDPAWRQWADGVPFSYEMSARVVERAVFVHTKFLRDPRFPDMLAEIFRRVVAHRDRLRGIGEGRPEPVW, translated from the coding sequence ATGACCGCCGTCGCGCTGCCCGCCGTGCTGGGTGGTCCGCCCGTCGTGACGGCCGCGAACGACCCGGCCTGGCCGGAGGTGGGCGGGGTCGAGAGCGCCTTCCTCGCCGAGGTGACCGAGGGCGGGCAGTGGGTCGGCTACGCGAACCACCCGGCGAAGTGGCGGGCGGTACTCGAGCAGGTCGTCGCCGACACGACCGGGCACCGCTACGGCGTCGGGCAGCCCAACGGCACGCTGGCGATCGCGAGCGGGCTGCGGGCGCAGCTGCTCGCGCGCGGAGCGTCCTGGGCCCATGGCCGCGACGAGGTGCTGGTCGCCGACCTCACGCACGCGTCGGCGCACCACGGCGTGACGCTCGGCGTGGCGGCGCAGCTGGGGCGGGCGCCGCGGCTGGTGCCCGTCCCGGCCAAGCTGGACGCGACGATGGACGAGGACGTGGTGGCGTCCTACCTCGCCGCGCACGCCGATCGCGTGCTGGCCGTCGTTCCCGCGACGATGTACGGCAACTTCGGCGCGATCGACCGGTTCGCCGCGCTGGGCCGCGAGCACGACGTCGTCGTCCACCACGACAACGCGCTGGGCGGCGCGGCCCGGTACGACGGCGCGGGCGCGCCGACGGCGTCGCTGTCCGGGCAGGGCGGCGGCAAGGCGGCGCCGTCCTGCGAGGGCGGGCTGACGCTGACCGACGACCCGGAGCTGGCCGCGCTGATGCGGGCCGACACCGACTGCGGCACCGGGCCCGGCCGGCTCGACCCGATCCCGTACGCCGAGGTCGCCCCGATGATGGCCGGGAACCAGCGCATGGGGGAGCAGCCGGCGGCGCTGCTGCTGGTGCAGTGGCTGCGGGCGCTGCACGCGCGGCTGGTGATGCGCGAGAACCGCCGCCTCATCCGCGAGCTCGTCGCCGATCCCGGCCTGTTCCCGGAGCCGGTGCTGTGGAACCCGCCGCCGGACGCCGAGTACCCGCCGTTCTTCGCGCTGTACCTGTCCTGCACCGAGGCGCTGGAGTCGTCGCTCGGCCTGACGCCGAAGGACCTGCGCGTCACGCTGGCCGCCGAGGGCGTCTGGGCCGAGGCGGGGTTCACGCCGACGCACCTGGACCCGGCGTGGCGGCAGTGGGCCGACGGCGTGCCGTTCTCGTACGAGATGTCGGCGCGGGTGGTCGAGCGGGCGGTGTTCGTGCACACGAAGTTCCTGCGCGACCCGCGGTTCCCGGACATGCTGGCCGAGATCTTCCGGCGGGTCGTCGCGCACCGGGACCGGCTGCGCGGCATCGGTGAGGGGCGCCCGGAACCGGTGTGGTGA
- a CDS encoding mandelate racemase/muconate lactonizing enzyme family protein: MRITDIKAAGLRGATPKGGWARELDPGDNVHTLVAVHTDEGVVGIGSVFSSEALVRAALDQLRPLAVGADPREPDRVSQILHEHTFWLGRGGAVTHAVSGIDIALWDILGQVAGLPVSTLLGGRYRERVRPYASVLMDDPPVLKDDLARLVALGFTAFKIGWGSFGRANDAVDEEIVRAARETVGPDALLAVDAGGSDAFWSRGLSWAVRTTDMLAGYDVAWFEEALRPDDVDGFAALRRRSRVPISGGEVLTRRQDFHRFLTAGAFDIVQPDTTKGGGLSESRRVAWLAGEFGVAFIPHGWNTAVGLAADLHLAAALPGTELVEYKTGSAYIDELAAGGFALDADGLLPVPSTPGLGLRLDPDALERYAPGHALLTPEVRR; the protein is encoded by the coding sequence ATGCGGATCACTGACATCAAGGCGGCCGGGCTGCGCGGCGCGACCCCGAAGGGCGGCTGGGCGCGCGAGCTGGACCCCGGCGACAACGTCCACACGCTGGTCGCCGTGCACACCGACGAGGGCGTCGTCGGCATCGGCAGCGTGTTCTCCAGCGAGGCGCTGGTGCGGGCGGCACTGGACCAGCTGCGTCCGCTCGCCGTCGGCGCCGACCCGCGCGAGCCGGACCGCGTCAGCCAGATCCTGCACGAGCACACGTTCTGGCTGGGCCGCGGCGGCGCCGTCACGCACGCCGTCAGCGGCATCGACATCGCGCTGTGGGACATCCTCGGCCAGGTCGCGGGCCTGCCGGTGAGCACGCTGCTGGGCGGGCGGTACCGCGAGCGGGTCCGGCCGTACGCGTCGGTGCTGATGGACGACCCGCCGGTGCTCAAGGACGACCTCGCCCGGCTGGTGGCGCTCGGCTTCACCGCGTTCAAGATCGGCTGGGGCTCGTTCGGCCGGGCGAACGACGCCGTCGACGAAGAGATCGTGCGGGCCGCCCGCGAGACCGTCGGGCCGGACGCGCTGCTGGCCGTCGACGCCGGCGGGTCGGACGCGTTCTGGTCGCGCGGGCTGTCCTGGGCGGTGCGGACGACGGACATGCTGGCCGGCTACGACGTCGCCTGGTTCGAGGAGGCGCTGCGCCCAGACGACGTCGACGGGTTCGCCGCGCTGCGGCGGCGCTCCCGCGTCCCGATCTCCGGCGGCGAGGTGCTGACCCGGCGGCAGGACTTCCATCGCTTCCTCACCGCGGGCGCGTTCGACATCGTCCAGCCCGACACCACCAAGGGCGGCGGGCTGTCGGAGTCGCGCCGGGTGGCCTGGCTCGCGGGGGAGTTCGGCGTCGCGTTCATCCCGCACGGCTGGAACACCGCCGTCGGACTGGCCGCCGACCTGCACCTGGCGGCGGCGCTGCCCGGCACCGAGCTGGTCGAGTACAAGACCGGGTCGGCCTACATCGACGAGCTGGCCGCGGGCGGTTTCGCGCTGGACGCCGACGGCCTGCTGCCGGTGCCGTCGACGCCGGGGCTGGGGCTGCGCCTGGACCCGGACGCGCTGGAGCGGTACGCGCCGGGGCACGCCCTGCTCACCCCGGAGGTTCGCCGATGA
- a CDS encoding neutral/alkaline non-lysosomal ceramidase N-terminal domain-containing protein, with translation MTLRIGFGRTDLTPPLGVELAGFGPFLRRRATSVHAPLYARALAVAGEDGGRWVLVSCDLLGVSAAVVDEVVARVADATGWRPDEIVVHATHNHSGPGTVENVGWGAPDELYVARLPALIAAACVDAVRALAPAAVRHAVVPLEEFAHNRMLPSRDPALLDEGVHVLRVDHDGALAGFVASYSCHPVICCEETSAVHGDFPGEALRLVEAAHPGATGVFLQGALGDINPLYAHGPADESMVALEQYAGRFADAVLSGLGSAAPLAGDAVAVVKQEIPYELAPYDLDELRKRRDEGDDVTYLSLRRTVAALEDGRDVRRPLWVHALRLGPLTLLGYNVEVFHGIKRRLRDALGEHCLVLSTTNGWLGYAPTHDAYEPPADPYPAYEVPIIACHLPFRPDIEDDLVAAGVRAAGRLGADSQWWRGAVVYECHLPSFRDGSGDGIGDLEGLIEGLDYLRDLGVDAVWTGPFYRSPLLDQGFDVADYLDVEPVFGTLATFDRLIEAAHERGIRVIVDYIPNHTSDQHPWFVASRSSRDDPKRDWYVWRDQPNNWTSEAGGSVWEYDPSTGQYYLHSHLVEQPDLNWRNPEVRKALLDVLRFWLDRGADGVRIDVAHMLMKDPEFRDNPPAPGGNHNEFDLQHPDFGTQLHVHDRRHPDTFAALAEIRAVADEYAGRVTIAEIEAMPWADWAEYYAAGMHLPFPFRLLETRWRADLLRAELDGLYAALPDGAWPIVALGNHDRVRLATRLGPAQARVAAVLLLTLAATPCLLYADELGLTDQPVPVERQRDYFARTHGGVSRDPSRTPLPWTGGVNGGFSSAAEKQLWLPVAHDVATLNVEAQLRDPASMLRLYRALARLRHASPALRRGSIAFAGGTESVLAYTRAAGGDRKLVLLNLTDRPATVPLSVDGRVLLSTVSVGIRPVAAGEFELAAGEAVVIDVERDHADH, from the coding sequence ATGACGTTGCGGATCGGCTTCGGCCGGACGGACCTCACCCCGCCGCTGGGCGTCGAGCTGGCCGGTTTCGGCCCGTTCCTGCGCCGCCGGGCCACGTCGGTGCACGCGCCGCTGTACGCGCGGGCACTTGCCGTCGCCGGCGAGGACGGCGGCCGCTGGGTGCTGGTGAGCTGCGACCTGCTGGGCGTGTCGGCCGCCGTCGTCGACGAGGTCGTCGCGCGGGTGGCGGACGCGACCGGCTGGCGGCCGGACGAGATCGTCGTCCACGCCACCCACAACCACTCGGGCCCCGGCACCGTCGAGAACGTCGGCTGGGGCGCGCCGGACGAGCTGTACGTCGCGCGGCTGCCCGCGCTGATCGCGGCGGCCTGCGTCGACGCGGTGCGCGCGCTGGCGCCGGCGGCGGTGCGGCACGCCGTCGTCCCCCTGGAGGAGTTCGCGCACAACCGCATGCTGCCGTCGCGCGACCCGGCACTGCTCGACGAGGGCGTACACGTGCTGAGGGTCGACCACGACGGCGCGCTGGCCGGGTTCGTCGCGTCGTACTCGTGCCACCCGGTGATCTGCTGCGAGGAGACGTCGGCCGTGCACGGCGATTTCCCGGGCGAGGCGCTGCGGCTGGTCGAGGCGGCGCACCCCGGCGCGACCGGAGTGTTCCTGCAGGGTGCGCTCGGCGACATCAACCCGCTCTACGCGCACGGCCCGGCGGACGAGTCGATGGTCGCGCTCGAGCAGTACGCGGGCCGGTTCGCCGACGCCGTGCTCTCCGGGCTGGGGTCGGCCGCGCCGCTCGCGGGTGACGCCGTCGCCGTCGTCAAACAGGAGATCCCGTACGAGCTGGCCCCGTACGACCTCGACGAGCTGCGCAAACGTCGCGACGAGGGCGACGACGTCACCTACCTGTCGCTGCGGCGGACCGTCGCCGCGCTGGAGGACGGCCGCGACGTGCGCCGTCCGCTCTGGGTGCACGCGCTGCGGCTGGGCCCGCTGACGCTGCTCGGCTACAACGTCGAGGTCTTCCACGGCATCAAGCGGCGGCTGCGCGACGCGCTGGGCGAGCACTGCCTGGTGCTGTCGACGACGAACGGCTGGCTGGGCTATGCCCCGACGCACGACGCGTACGAGCCGCCGGCCGACCCGTACCCCGCGTACGAGGTGCCGATCATCGCCTGTCACCTGCCGTTCCGGCCGGACATCGAGGACGACCTCGTGGCGGCCGGCGTGCGGGCGGCCGGGCGGCTCGGCGCGGACTCGCAATGGTGGCGCGGCGCCGTCGTCTACGAGTGCCACCTGCCCAGCTTCCGCGACGGGTCCGGCGACGGCATCGGCGACCTGGAGGGTCTGATCGAGGGCCTCGACTACCTGCGCGACCTCGGCGTCGACGCCGTCTGGACCGGGCCGTTCTACCGCTCGCCGCTGCTCGACCAGGGCTTCGACGTGGCCGACTACCTCGACGTCGAGCCGGTGTTCGGGACGCTGGCGACGTTCGACCGGCTGATCGAGGCCGCGCACGAGCGGGGCATCCGGGTCATCGTCGACTACATCCCGAACCACACGTCCGACCAGCACCCGTGGTTCGTCGCGTCGCGCTCGTCGCGGGACGACCCGAAGCGCGACTGGTACGTCTGGCGGGACCAGCCGAACAACTGGACCAGCGAGGCCGGCGGGTCGGTGTGGGAGTACGACCCTTCGACCGGGCAGTACTACCTGCACTCGCACCTCGTCGAGCAGCCGGACCTGAACTGGCGCAACCCCGAGGTCCGCAAGGCGCTGCTCGACGTGCTGCGGTTCTGGCTGGACCGGGGCGCCGACGGCGTGCGCATCGACGTCGCGCACATGCTGATGAAGGACCCCGAGTTCCGCGACAACCCGCCGGCGCCCGGGGGCAACCACAACGAGTTCGACCTGCAGCACCCCGACTTCGGCACCCAGCTGCACGTGCACGACCGGCGGCACCCGGACACCTTCGCCGCGCTGGCCGAGATCCGCGCCGTCGCCGACGAGTACGCGGGCCGCGTCACCATCGCGGAGATCGAGGCGATGCCGTGGGCGGACTGGGCCGAGTACTACGCCGCGGGCATGCACCTGCCGTTCCCGTTCCGGCTGCTGGAGACGCGCTGGCGGGCCGACCTGCTGCGTGCTGAGCTGGACGGCCTGTACGCGGCGCTGCCCGACGGCGCCTGGCCGATCGTCGCGCTGGGCAACCACGACCGCGTCCGGCTGGCGACGCGGCTCGGTCCGGCGCAGGCGCGGGTGGCCGCCGTGCTGCTGCTGACGCTGGCCGCCACGCCGTGCCTGCTCTACGCCGACGAGCTGGGCCTGACCGACCAGCCGGTGCCGGTCGAGCGGCAGCGCGACTACTTCGCCCGCACCCACGGCGGCGTCAGCCGGGACCCGTCCCGCACCCCGCTGCCGTGGACCGGCGGCGTCAACGGCGGCTTCTCGTCCGCCGCCGAGAAGCAGCTGTGGCTGCCGGTGGCGCACGACGTCGCGACGCTGAACGTGGAGGCGCAGCTGCGCGACCCGGCGTCGATGCTGCGGCTGTACCGGGCGCTGGCCCGGCTGCGGCACGCGTCACCGGCGCTGCGGCGCGGATCGATCGCGTTCGCCGGCGGCACCGAGTCGGTGCTCGCCTACACCCGGGCGGCGGGCGGCGACCGGAAGCTCGTCCTGCTCAACCTGACCGACCGGCCGGCGACGGTGCCGTTGTCTGTCGACGGGCGGGTGCTGTTGTCGACCGTGAGCGTCGGCATCCGGCCGGTCGCGGCGGGGGAGTTCGAGCTGGCCGCCGGCGAGGCGGTCGTCATCGACGTGGAGAGGGACCATGCGGATCACTGA